The Linepithema humile isolate Giens D197 chromosome 2, Lhum_UNIL_v1.0, whole genome shotgun sequence genome has a segment encoding these proteins:
- the LOC105678920 gene encoding protein toll-like, whose amino-acid sequence MCTRRKICFAILLVVVCSVSASLCPENKICSCEWSIRDTIEIICKINNSSIDIEFESIESIKVTCSNANWSDFQLYNLTKRSVKNMYFYNCDLPKDSSLKTITDMLGATNVEKLVFHSYKNLSSFKRLHLNGFVNLRLLDLSNNIISSIDTDLLADLPNLIRLNLRKSNLITVTPLSDHDSKLQELDLGENRLEWIKPDIFDKFYNLTWLSLEKNNLTKFKSRIFDKLVNVLLINLFSNNLVSLPENIFGKLKNLETLSLAENNFTLLPRYLLQNNTNLRIIDLSFNKKKLNTLPDGFFRNLTKLEMLKVEKDGLTLLPEDLLWGCFSLTSLTLSRNDLGFLPKLIFRDLKELRELKLDSNAFRKLPNIFQDLKQLKKLDLSKNYISFIDNEVFKELEYLEELNMAENSLILISERSFIFLHSLQIANFSHNNLTLNIVTSNDHNDDDITESPFASCYLLKKLYLSHNRISEMFSDWVIDMEHLQKLDLRNNYISHLSAEDLQFASENIEVDLTYNKIRSISLNNAKDIFKNDWSNHAVILIEHNPLHCDCELYDYLRYLEGGMNPIMEKYINIDPKNLTCFVPLKLRHMRIIDLQSKLFTCTMNADIYIDSICPDKCSCFRNLEDEAFIIDCFGRNFTVVPSVKNIPHKFWQIKLNLSNNQLTEMPNLKELGYGPVRTLILSNNNISEISLNKLPESLEVLELHNNKISKMSSNVLNFLTCCTNLYLVTLHGNPFICNCSTTDFFTFIHTFKSHIIADLHRITCQEKNKFISKMTITDFCPNYMDNNTTGWSGRNISLIIFVIVGLFISIIGLLYYMYRKQFKRKLYEHRSIIEFAENDEEDGKEEETNIDEEVCYDVFVSYSQDDHVFVMNNFVHVLENGLKPLKLYLPYRDWSVSEWTTANIIKSAKLSGQMMMVLSPSFLENVWGKMELRVALCQAWEKYQADVILILYGEIEPTDKHLDSELRNFINANIYIKWGDPWFWKKLGQLLKHDVKDKANRSEPAFLDYPNQGSSETLLSN is encoded by the exons ATGTGCACTCGTCGCAAAATATGCTTCGCGATTTTACTCGTTGTTGTGTGTAGTGTATCCGCTTCTCTGTGTCCAGAAAATAAGATATGTAGTTGCGAATGGAGTATACGGGACACTATCgagataatatgtaaaattaacaattcGTCTATTGATATTGAATTTGAATCAATCGAGTCTATAAag GTTACATGTTCTAATGCGAACTGGTCAGATTTTCAGCTGTACAACTTAACAAAACGTTCAGTAaagaatatgtatttttataactgcGATTTACCGAAGGACAGCAGTTTAAAAACGATTACGGACATGCTAGGAGCCACTAATGTGGAAAAATTAGTTTTccattcatataaaaatttaagttcTTTTAAGAGACTGCATCTGAACGGCTTCGTAAATTTACGTTTGTTGGATTTATCGAATAACATTATATCCAGCATAGATACAGATCTGCTAGCCGATTTACCTAATCTAATAAGATTAAACTTGCGCAAAAGCAATTTAATAACAGTTACTCCACTTTCTGATCATGATTCCAAATTGCAGGAACTTGACTTAGGAGAGAATAGATTGGAATGGATAAAACCAGACATATtcgacaaattttataatctaacATGGctttctttagaaaaaaataacttaactAAGTTTAAATCAAGAATCTTTGACAAACTTGTCAATGTTTTACTTATCAATCTTTTCTCGAACAACTTGGTCAGCTTGCCGGAAAACATATTCGGGAAGCTAAAAAATCTCGAAACACTTAGTTtagctgaaaataattttacacttttgCCAAGATACCTGCTACAAAACAATACAAATCTACGAATTATTGACTTATccttcaacaaaaaaaaattgaacaccTTACCAGATGgattttttcgtaatttaacaaaattggaAATGTTGAAAGTGGAAAAAGATGGACTTACTCTTTTGCCGGAAGACCTTTTGTGGGGATGTTTTTCGCTGACAAGTCTTACACTAAGTAGAAATGATCTGGGCTTTTTACCCAAACTTATATTCCGGGATTTGAAAGAGCTGAGAGAATTGAAATTAGATTCTAATGCATTTAGAAAACTACccaatatatttcaagatctcaagcaattaaaaaaattagatttatcaaaaaattatatttcattcattGACAA tgaGGTTTTCAAGGAATTAGAATATTTGGAAGAATTAAATATGGCAGAAAATTCCTTGATACTGATTTCCGAGAGAagcttcatttttttacacagtTTACAAATTGCCAACTTTTCACACAACAATCTTACGTTAAATATTGTAACTTCAAATGACCATAATGATGATGACATAACAGAGTCACCTTTTGCTTCTTGCTAccttttaaagaaattatatttaagtcACAATCGCATATCGGAAATGTTTAGCGATTGGGTCATTGATATGGAGCACCTTCAAAAATTGGATCTTAGAAATAACTATATATCCCATTTATCt GCCGAAGATTTACAGTTTGCATCGGAAAATATCGAAGTGGATTTgacttataataaaatacgatcCATCTCTTTGAACAACGCCAAAGACATCTTCAAGAACGATTGGTCAAATCACGCAGTGATATTGATTGAACATAATCCTTTGCATTGCGATTGTGAATTGTATGACTATCTGCGCTATCTCGAAGGCGGAATGAATCCTAtcatggaaaaatatattaatatagatcCAAAAAATCTAACTTGCTTTGTCCCATTAAAATTGCGACACATGCGCATTATAGATTTACAGTCTAAGTTATTTACATGTACAATGAatgcagatatatatattgactCAATATGTCCCGACAAATGTAGCTGCTTTAGAAACCTGGAGGATGAagcatttataattgattgcTTTGGTAGAAATTTTACTGTTGTGCCAAGCGTCAAGAATATTCCGCACAAATTTTGGCAAATCAAATTGAATCTCTCCAATAATCAATTAACTGAAATGCCAAATTTGAAAGAATTGGGATATGGACCAGTGAGAACACTTATATTatctaacaataatatttccgAGATTTCCTTAAATAAATTGCCGGAATCATTAGAG gTTTTGGAGCttcataataacaaaatatcaaaaatgtcTTCCAACGTGTTAAATTTTCTGACCTGCtgcacaaatttatatttagtaaCTTTACATGGAAATCCGTTTATATGCAATTGCAGTACTACAGATTTCTTTACTTTCATTCACACATTTAAATCACACATAATAGCCGATCTACATAGAATTACATGTCAGgagaagaataaatttatttcaaaaatgacAATAACTGATTTTTGTCCGAATTATATGGATAATAACACGACTGGATGGTCTGGAAGGAACATTTCtttgattatatttgttattgtgGGATTATTCATCAGCATCATCGGTCTTCTCTATTATATGTATCGAAAGCAatttaagagaaaattatatgaGCATCGATCAATAATAGAATTCGCTGAAAATGATGAAGAGGATGGAAAGGAAGAAGAGACTAATATAGATGAGGAAGTGTGTTACGATGTGTTTGTAAGCTACTCGCAGGATGATCATGTTTTCGTAATGAACAACTTTGTGCATGTATTGGAGAACGGCTTGAAGCCATTGAAGTTGTATCTTCCTTATAGAGACTGGTCAGTAAGCGAGTGGACAACGgcaaacataataaaatctgcGAAATTGTCCGGACAAATGATGATGGTGCTGTCGCCAAGTTTTTTAGAGAACGTCTGGGGAAAGATGGAACTTAGGGTCGCGCTTTGTCAAGCTTGGGAAAAGTATCAAGCGGATGTGATATTAATCCTGTACGGTGAAATAGAACCCACTGACAAGCACTTAGATTCAGAATTGAGAAATTTCATAAATgcaaacatttacattaaatgGGGAGATCCTTGGTTCTGGAAGAAATTGGGACAATTATTGAAACATGATGTTAAGGACAAAGCAAATCGCAGTGAACCTGCATTCCTTGATTATCCTAATCAAGGTTCTAGTGAAACATTGCTTTCCAACTAA
- the LOC105678648 gene encoding protein toll isoform X1: MFTRYEIYYTILFVVGSIFAANCPNNETCKCTSNELVEINCKINNSSIKIQIKPGQFMKVYCSNFKWSDLHTYNFTKYETNWVYFFTCNLPKNNSLKTITDMLGTTDVEYLHFHSKKSLSFKKLHLKGFENLYLLDLSYNYIVMMDKYLLEDLTNLKTLIMRDSNLQTTFPFYYPPQLREIDLGENKLISITPGSFDKCRNLTFLSLEKNNLTELESGIFDKLINLESLYLTSNNLVSLPEDIFAKLKNLETLSLTKNSFTFLPRYLLQNNTNLQIFDLSFNEKKLIDLPNKYFQTLTKLKILNLEKNGFTRLPEDLLWGCFSLTTLSLSGNDLGFLPKLIFRDLKRLRKLKLDSNALEELHNYIFSDLRKLRKLDLSKNRLRSINNQLFQNLIKLEKLNMADNSLSVISDKSFNFLSRLRIANFSNNSLTLHPTTSIHIDEQGIRSPFTYCHLLRILILSHNNISEIFDDWILNPFLQILDLKNNYISNLSTHDLQFASKSIDVDLTYNKIRYINLKNVEDFVNNNWLYGRIVIWIEHNPLHCDCGLYDFLRYIENKMLPNVTRNINIYSENLICSTPFQLKDVRVINLQSESCVANNTDIMMCPDKCNCFVKQEEKTFMIDCFRKNLTFVPSFMIKPPDSWQVELNLSNNHITQMPNLTNLSYRIVSKLVLSHNNISEISLDGLSKTLKALEIHNNNITRISSDVLNFLRNATNLTLLTLGGNPLICDCNITDFLDFIITKSKIIADLHNVTCYGKNKLVSNMMKMKSTDFCPIVHCVKNNEEQSYTEYIYSFISTFKRFIADMFYYMY; encoded by the exons ATGTTCACTCGTTACGAAATATATTACACGATTTTATTTGTCGTGGGTAGTATATTCGCTGCTAATTGTCCAAATAATGAGACATGCAAATGTACATCAAATGAACTGGtcgaaataaattgtaaaataaacaattcttctattaaaattcaaattaaaccAGGCCAATTTAtgaaa GTTTACTGCTCTAACTTCAAGTGGTCAGACCTACATAcgtacaattttacaaaatacgaAACAAACTGggtgtatttttttacgtgcAATTTACCAAAAAACAACAGTTTAAAAACGATTACAGATATGTTAGGAACTACTGATGTggaatatttacattttcattcCAAAAAATCTTTGTCCTTCAAAAAACTGCATTTGAAGGGcttcgaaaatttatatttattggatTTATCGTATAACTACATAGTTATGATGGACAAATATCTGCTGGAGGATCTAACTAATCTAAAGACACTAATTATGCGCGACAGTAATTTACAAACAACCTTTCCTTTTTATTATCCTCCCCAATTGCGTGAGATAGACTTAGgagagaataaattaatatcgataaCACCAGGCTCATTCGACAAATGTCGTAATTTAACATTCctttctttagaaaaaaataacttaactGAGCTTGAATCGGGAATCTTTGACAAACTCATCAATCTTGAGTCTTTGTACCTTACCTCGAATAACTTGGTCAGCTTGCCGGAAGACATATTTGCGAAGCTAAAAAATCTCGAAACACTTAGTTTAACTAAAAacagttttacatttttgccaAGATACCTGCTACAAAACAATACAAATCTGCAAATTTTTGACTTATCTttcaatgagaaaaaattgatcgacttaccaaataaatattttcaaactttaacaaaattgaagatattgaACCTggaaaaaaatggatttacTCGTTTGCCGGAAGATCTTTTGTGGGGATGTTTCTCACTGACTACTCTCAGTCTAAGTGGAAATGATCTTGGTTTTTTACCCAAACTCATATTCCGGGATTTAAAAAGGctgagaaaattgaaattagacTCCAATGCACTTGAAGAactacataattatatattttcggatctcagaaaattaagaaaattagatttatcaaaaaatcgtCTTCGTTCCATTAACAA tcagcttttccaaaatttaatcaagttGGAAAAATTGAACATGGCAGATAATTCCTTATCAGTTATTTCTGataaaagtttcaattttttaagcaGATTAAGGATtgctaatttttcaaacaactCTCTAACGTTACACCCCACTACAAGTATTCATATTGATGAACAAGGAATACGTTCACCTTTTACTTATTGTCacttattaagaatattaattttaagccataataatatttcggaAATATTTGACGACTGGATTTTGAATCCTTTCCTTCAAATACTGGATCTCAAAAATAACTATATATCCAATTTATct aCCCACGATTTACAGTTTGCATCGAAAAGTATTGACGTGGATTTgacttataataaaatacgatacatcaatttaaaaaatgtcgaaGACTTCGTCAATAACAATTGGTTATATGGAAGAATAGTGATATGGATTGAACATAATCCTTTGCATTGCGATTGTGGATTGTATGACTTTCTGCGCtatattgaaaacaaaatgCTTCCTAACGTcacaagaaatattaatatatattcagaaaatttaatttgttctaCTCCATTCCAATTGAAAGACGTGCgtgttataaatttgcaatctgAGTCATGTGTagcaaacaatacagatattatGATGTGCCCCGATAAGTGCAACTGCTTTGTGAAGCAGGAGGAAAAAACGTTCATGATTGATTGCTTTCGCAAAAATTTGACTTTTGTGCCAAGCTTCATGATAAAGCCGCCCGATTCCTGGCAAGTCGAACTCAATCTCTCCAATAACCATATAACACAAATGCCAAATTTGACAAACTTGAGTTATAGAATAGTGAGCAAACTTGTCTTATCTCACAATAACATTTCCGAGATTTCCTTGGATGGATTGTCGAAAACATTAAAG GCATTGGagatacataataataatataacaagaaTATCTTCCGATGTGTTAAATTTCTTGAGAAACGCTAcgaatttaactttattgaCGTTAGGTGGAAATCCATTGATATGCGACTGCAATATTACAGATTTCTTAGATTTCATTATCACAAAATCCAAAATTATAGCTGATCTGCATAATGTGACGTGTTATGGCAAGAATAAACTTGTATCAAACATGATGAAAATGAAATCGACCGATTTTTGTCCGATTGTTCATTGTGTGAAGAATAATGAAGAACAATCGTATACAGAGTACATTTACTCGtttatttctacttttaaGAGATTTATCGCTGACATGttctattatatgtattaa
- the LOC136997931 gene encoding protein toll-like — protein sequence MFTRYEIYYTILFVVVGSIFAANCPNNETCKCTSNELVEINCKMNDSSIKIQIRPGQFMKVYCSNFKWSDLHTYNFTKYETNQVYFFTCDLPENNSLKTITDMLGTTDVKYLHFHSKKSLSFKKLHLKSFENLYLLDLSYNYIVMMDKYLLEDLTNLKKLIMRDSNLQTTFPFHYPPQLHEIDLGENKLISITPGSFDKCRNLTFLSLEKNNLTELKSGIFDKLINLKSLYLTSNNLVSLPEDIFAKLKNLETLSLTKNSFTFLPRYLLQNNTNLQSFDLSFNKKKLIDLPNKYFQNLTKLEILKLEKNGFTILPEDLLWGCFSLITLSLSGNHLGFLSELIFRDLTKLSELKLDSNAFKDLHDYIFSNLRQLIKLDLSKNHIRSINDQLFQNLIKLEELNMADNSLSVISDKSFNSLSKLRIANFSSNFLTLQPTTSIYIHSPFIDCLLLEELYLNHNNISQIFNDWIFIHSRLRKLDLNNNYISSFYIDDLQFAPERIEVDLTYNKIQYISLENVEDVINNGWLNSIVILIGHNPLHCDCKLYDFLRYIEGKMHPNIKRYIRINLENLTCHTPFRLKDVRVINLQSESCIANNTDIVMCPDKCNCFVKQEEKTFMIDCFRKNLTIVPSFMIKPPDSWQVELNLSNNQLTQMPNLTNLSYGVVSKLILSHNNISEISLDGLSKTLKALEIHNNNISTISSDVLNFLRNATNLTLLTLRGNPLICDCNTKDFVEFIILKFNIIADLHNVTCNGKNKLISNMMTMNLTDFCPIVHYVKNNGEQLYTEHIYWFISTFAGLIIGTFCYMY from the exons ATGTTCACTCGTTACGAAATATATTACACGATTTTATTTGTTGTCGTGGGTAGTATATTCGCTGCTAATTGTCCAAACAATGAGACATGCAAATGCACATCAAATGAACTGGtcgaaataaattgtaaaatgaacgattcttctattaaaattcaaattagaCCAGGACAATTTAtgaaa GTTTACTGCTCTAACTTCAAGTGGTCAGACCTACATAcgtacaattttacaaaatacgaAACAAATcaagtgtatttttttacgtgtGATTTACCAGAAAACAACagtttaaaaacaattacagaTATGTTAGGAACTACTgatgtgaaatatttacattttcattcGAAAAAATCTTTGTCCTTCAAAAAACTGCATTTGAAGAGCTtcgagaatttatatttattggatTTATCGTATAACTATATAGTTATGATGGACAAATATCTGCTGGAGGATCTAACTAATCTAAAGAAACTAATTATGCGCGACAGTAATTTACAAACAACCTTTCCTTTTCATTATCCTCCCCAATTGCATGAGATAGACTTAGgagagaataaattaatatcgataaCACCAGGCTCATTCGACAAATGTCgtaatttaacatttctttctttagaaaaaaataacttaactGAGCTTAAATCGGGAATTTTCGACAAACTCATCAATCTTAAGTCTTTGTACCTTACCTCGAATAACTTGGTCAGCTTGCCGGAAGACATATTTGCGAAGCTAAAAAATCTCGAAACACTTAGTTTAACTAAAAacagttttacatttttgccaAGGTACCTACTACAAAACAATACAAATCTGCAAAGTTTTGACTTATCCTTCAATAAGAAGAAATTGATCGACTtaccaaataaatattttcaaaatttaacaaaattggaGATATTGAAGCTggaaaaaaatggatttacTATTTTGCCGGAAGATCTTTTGTGGGGATGTTTCTCACTGATTACTCTCAGTCTAAGTGGAAATCATCTTGGTTTTTTATCAGAACTTATATTCCGGGATTTGACAAAATTGtcagaattaaaattagacTCCAATGCATTTAAAGACctacatgattatatattttcaaatctcagacaattaataaaattagatttatcaaaaaatcatATTCGTTCCATTAACGA TCAgcttttccaaaatttaatcaagttGGAAGAATTGAACATGGCAGATAATTCCTTATCAGTTATTTCTGATAAAAGTTTCAATTCTTTAAGCAAATTAAGGATTGCTAATTTTTCAAGCAACTTTCTTACGTTACAACCCACTAcaagtatttatatacattcgCCTTTTATTGATTGTCTTTTATtagaagaattatatttaaaccacaataatatttcgcaaatattCAACGACTGGATTTTTATTCATTCACGCCTTAGGAAACTGGATCTCAATAATAACTATATATCCAGTTTTTAT ATCGACGATTTACAGTTTGCACCAGAAAGAATCGAAGTGGATTtaacttataataaaatacaatacatcAGTTTAGAAAATGTCGAAGACGTGATCAATAATGGTTGGTTAAACAGCATAGTGATATTGATTGGACATAATCCTTTGCATTGCGATTGCAAATTGTATGATTTTCTGCGCTATATTGAAGGCAAAATGCATCCTAACATCAAAAGATATATTcgtataaatttagaaaatttaacttGTCACACTCCATTTCGATTGAAAGACGTGCgtgttataaatttgcaatctgAGTCATGTATAGCAAATAATACAGATATTGTGATGTGCCCCGATAAGTGCAACTGCTTTGTCAAGCAGGAGGAAAAAACTTTCATGATTGATTGCTTTCGCAAAAATTTGACTATTGTGCCAAGCTTCATGATAAAGCCGCCCGATTCCTGGCAAGTCGAACTCAATCTCTCCAATAACCAATTAACACAAATGCCAAATTTGACAAACTTGAGTTATGGAGTAGTGAGCAAACTTATCTTATCTCACAATAACATTTCCGAGATTTCCTTGGATGGACTGTCGAAAACATTAAAG GCCTTGGagatacataataataatatatcaacaaTATCTTCCGATGTGTTAAATTTCTTGAGAAACGCcacaaatttaactttattgaCGTTACGTGGAAATCCATTGATATGCGACTGCAATACTAAAGATTTCgtagaatttattatcttaaaatttaatattatagctGATCTGCATAATGTGACGTGTAATGGCAAGAATAAACTTATATCAAACATGATGACAATGAACTTGACTGACTTTTGTCCGATTGTTCATTATGTGAAGAATAATGGAGAACAATTGTATACAGAGCACATTTACTGGTTTATTTCTACTTTTGCGGGATTAATCATTGGCACCTTCTGTTATATGTATTAA
- the LOC105678818 gene encoding protein toll-like — translation MGPLIDADEENESDNEKLYDAFISYSQDYHDFVMNVLVRALENGSTSFKLCLPYRDWLTSEWTMVNIVKSLQLSQRMIMVLSPSFLENIWRKTEFCVAFSQAFDKKQSDMILIPYGNIEPTDESLDSELKTYIYSNTYIR, via the coding sequence ATGGGTCCATTAATAGACGCTGATGAAGAAAATGAATCAGACAACGAGAAATTATACGATGCGTTTATAAGCTACTCGCAGGATTATCATGATTTCGTGATGAATGTGTTAGTACGCGCACTGGAGAACGGCTCGACGTCATTCAAGCTGTGCCTTCCTTATAGAGACTGGTTAACAAGCGAATGGACAATGgtaaacattgtaaaatctCTACAATTGTCCCAACGAATGATAATGGTGCTGTCGCCAAGCTTTTTGGAGAACATCTGGAGAAAGACAGAATTTTGTGTTGCGTTTAGTCAAGCGTTTGATAAGAAGCAATCAGACATGATATTAATCCCGTACGGTAATATAGAACCCACTGACGAGAGCTTAGATTCAGAACTGAAGACGTACATATATTCGAACACTTACATCAGATAG
- the LOC105678648 gene encoding protein toll isoform X2 has translation MFTHHEIYYTILFIVVGSIFAANCPNNETCKCTSNELVEINCKMNDSSIKIQIRPGQFMRVYCSNFKWSDLHTYNFTKYETNQVYFFTCDLPENNSLKTITDMLGTTDVKYLHFHSKKSLSFKKLHLKDFENLYLLDLSYNYIVMMDKYLLEDLTNLKKLIMRDSNLQTTFPFRYPPQLHEIDLGENELISITPGSFDKCHNLTFLSLEKNNLTELESGIFDKLINLKSLYLTSNNLVSLPEDIFAKLKNLETLSLSKNSFTILPRYLLQNNTNLQSFDLSFNKKKLIDLPNEYFKNLTKLEILKLENNGLIFLPEDLLWGCYSLTTLSLSGNNLGFLSELIFRDLTKLSELKLDSNAFKDLHDYIFLNLRQLIKLDLSKNHIRSINDQLFQNLIKLEELNMADNSLSIISDKSFNSLSRLRIANFSNNFLTLQPTTRIHVHSPFIDCRLLEELYLSHNNILQIFNDWIIIHSRLRKLDLNNNYISSFYIDDLQFASKRIEVDLTYNEIQYISLEDVEDVINNGWLNSIVILIGHNPLHCDCKLYDFLRYIEGKMHPNIKRYIRIDSENLTCHTPFRLKDVRVINLQSESCIANNTDIVMCPDKCNCFVKQEEKMFMIDCFRKNLTIVPSFMIKSFDSWQVEFNLSNNQLTQMPNLTNLSYGVVSKLILSHNNISEISLDGLSITLKALEIHNNNISTISSDVLNFLRNATNLTLLTLRGNPLICDCNTKDFIDFIILKSKIIADLHNVTCNGKNKLISNMMTMNLTDSCPIVHYMKNNGEQLYTEHIYWFIIDADEENESDNEKLYDAL, from the exons ATGTTCACTCATCACGAAATATATTAcacgattttatttattgtcgTGGGTAGTATATTCGCTGCTAATTGTCCAAATAATGAGACATGCAAATGCACATCAAATGAACTGGtcgaaataaattgtaaaatgaacgattcttctattaaaattcaaattagaCCAGGCCAATTTATGAGG GTTTACTGCTCTAACTTCAAGTGGTCAGACCTACATAcgtacaattttacaaaatacgaAACAAATcaagtgtatttttttacgtgtGATTTACCAGAAAACAACagtttaaaaacaattacagaTATGTTAGGAACTACTgatgtgaaatatttacattttcattcGAAAAAATCTTTGTCCTTCAAAAAACTGCATTTAAAGGACTtcgagaatttatatttattggatTTATCGTATAACTATATAGTTATGATGGACAAATATCTGCTGGAGGATCTAACTAATCTAAAGAAACTAATTATGCGCGACAGTAATTTACAAACAACCTTTCCTTTTCGTTATCCTCCCCAATTGCATGAGATAGACTTAGGAGAGAATGAATTAATATCGATAACACCAGGCTCATTCGACAAATGTCATAATTTAACATTCctttctttagaaaaaaataacttaactGAGCTTGAATCGGGAATTTTCGACAAACTTATAAATCTTAAGTCTTTGTACCTTACCTCGAATAACTTGGTCAGCTTGCCGGAAGACATATTTGCGAAGCTAAAAAATCTCGAAACACTTAGTTTATCtaaaaacagttttacaattttgccAAGATACCTGCTACAAAACAATACAAATCTGCAAAGTTTTGACTTATCCTTCAATAAGAAGAAATTGATCGACTTAccaaatgaatattttaaaaatttaacaaaattggaGATATTGAAGCTGGAAAACAATGGATTAATCTTTTTGCCGGAAGATCTTTTGTGGGGATGTTACTCACTGACCACTCTCAGTCTAAGTGGAAATAATCTTGGTTTTTTATCAGAACTTATATTCCGGGATTTGACAAAATTGtcagaattaaaattagacTCCAATGCATTTAAAGACctacatgattatatatttttaaatctcagacaattaataaaattagatttatcaaaaaatcatATTCGTTCCATTAACGA TCaacttttccaaaatttaatcaagttGGAAGAATTGAACATGGCAGATAATTccttatcaattatttctgaTAAAAGTTTCAATTCTTTAAGCAGATTAAGGATtgctaatttttcaaacaactTTCTTACGTTACAACCCACTACGAGAATTCATGTACATTCACCTTTTATTGATTGTCGTTTATtagaagaattatatttaagccacaataatattttgcaaatattcaaCGACTGGATTATTATTCATTCACGCCTTAGAAAACTGGATCTCAATAATAACTATATATCCAGTTTTTat ATCGACGATTTACAGTTTGCATCAAAAAGAATCGAAGTGGATTTAACTTATAATGAAATACAATACATCAGTTTAGAGGATGTCGAAGACGTGATCAATAATGGTTGGTTAAACAGCATAGTGATATTGATTGGACATAATCCTTTGCATTGCGATTGCAAATTGTATGATTTTCTGCGCTATATCGAAGGCAAAATGCATCCTAACATCAAAAGATATATTCGTATAGATTCAGAAAATTTAACTTGTCACACTCCATTTCGATTGAAAGACGTGCgtgttataaatttgcaatctgAGTCATGTATAGCAAATAATACAGATATTGTGATGTGCCCCGATAAGTGCAACTGCTTTGTCAagcaagaagaaaaaatgttcATGATTGATTGCTTTCGTAAAAATTTGACTATTGTGCCAAGCTTCATGATAAAGTCGTTCGATTCCTGGCAAGTCGAATTCAATCTCTCCAATAACCAATTAACACAAATGCCAAATTTGACAAACTTGAGTTATGGAGTAGTGAGCAAACTTATCTTATCTCACAATAACATTTCCGAGATTTCCTTGGATGGACTGTCGATAACATTAAAG GCTTTGGagatacataataataatatatcaacaaTATCTTCCGATGTGTTAAATTTCTTGAGAAACGCcacaaatttaactttattgaCGTTACGTGGAAATCCATTGATATGCGATTGCAATACTAAAGATTTCatagattttattatcttaaaatcCAAAATTATAGCTGATCTGCATAATGTGACGTGTAATGGCAAGAATAAACTTATATCAAACATGATGACAATGAACTTGACCGACTCTTGTCCGATTGTTCATTATATGAAGAATAATGGAGAACAATTGTATACAGAGCACATTTACTG GTTCATAATAGACGCAGATGAAGAAAATGAATCAGACAACGAGAAATTATACGACGCGTTATAA